The genomic region CGTAAGGATCAATTCCATCGCCAAGCCCATTTTACCTCCGGGTACCACTAAGGTATTAATACGCGACATAAATGAGCCATCGATCATGCGTAGGTAATACGGAAAGTCGATGTTTTTCTTTTCCCTAAAGCGGATCACCACAAAGCTTTCGTCAGCGCTTGGGATGGCTTTAGCTGAAAATGGATTGGATGTATCTACCGTAGGCACCCGTTGGAAATTAATATGAGTGCGCGAAAATTGCGGGGTAATAAATTTAAAGTAATCTTCCATTGAGCGAACAATGCTTTCATTTACCGCTTCACGTGAGTGACCTCGCTTATCCGTATCGCGAATGATCTTTTGAATCCACTCAAGGTTGACAATCGGAACTAAGCCTATTAACAAATCGACGTGTTGAGCTACATCGTGCTGCTCAGTCACTACACCACCATGCAAACCCTCGTAAAAGAGTAAATCAGAATTAGCGCCTATCGGTTGCCAAGGGGTGAATGTACCCGGCATTTGATTGTACGGTACGGCTTCGTCGAAGGTATGTAAATAGCGACGCATTTTACCTTCGCCTTTTTCTGCAAAGTCTTTAAAAAGGCTTTCTAAAGCACCGAAATCGTTAGCGATATCACCAAAATAACTTACCGAACGACCTTCGTCTTTCGCCTTACGCTTTTCGAGCTCCATCTCAGGACGAGTAAAACGATGAAAGCTATCCCCCTCAACTACAGCGGCATTTATATCGAGACTGCGAAACATATGCGCAAAAGCTTCTGAAGCCGTTGATGTACCGGCACCAGAAGAACCTGTCACAGCAATAATAGGGTTACGTTCAGACATAATGGACACAAAAAGTTAACAAGACTAACAGTTATACGGCTTATTTAAATTACGGTCAAGTTTAGGTGGAATTAGAGGTACTTAGATAGAGCCACTTCGGTATTAAGGAGATCCCATCCTACAACATGATGGGATGACGAATTCGCGTACTTTAGAAACATACGGAACTAGCCCGTCATACCATCTTTGTATGAAGTGAGGAAAAATGGATTTAATCAAGGCAAATGAATATGACGTGTAGTTTGCCTACACGAATGTTCAATTAACACAGAGTAAATTCATTTTAGCCACGACTAAAAACAAAAAAGGCACCCGAAGGTGCCTTTTTGAATTTAAGCTTTTAATTAAGCTTCAGCTGAAGTTTCTTCTACTTCAACAGCTTCTGCTGCTGGTAGATCAACTAGCTGGATGTAAGCCATAGGCGCTTTATCACCAGTACGGAAACCGCATTTAAGAATGCGAGTGTAACCACCTGGACGATCTTGGTAACGAGGACCAAGTTCGTTGAATAATAAACCTACTACTTCTTGATCGCGTGTACGAGCAAACGCTAAACGACGGTTTGCAACGCTGTCAGTTTTAGCCAAAGTGATTAGTGGCTCAACAACGCGACGTAGTTCTTTAGCTTTAGCAACAGTAGTTTTGATAGTACCGTGCTTAACTAGAGAGCTTGCCATATTGCGGAACATCGCTTGACGATGACTGCTATTACGGTTTAACTGGCGACCTGCTTTACGATGGCGCATAAGTTAATCCTTCTTCTCTATAAACGTTTAATGTGATCGACTTAGTCGTTATCAGCAATGCTAGCTGGTGGCCAGTTTTCTAGGCGCATACCTAGAGATAGACCACGTGACGCTAACACGTCTTTGATTTCGGTTAGAGACTTCTTACCTAAGTTAGGTGTTTTAAGAAGTTCAACCTCAGCACGCTGTACCAAGTCACCAATATACTGAATCGCTTCTGCTTTCAAACAGTTAGCTGAACGAACTGTTAACTCTAGATCGTCAACTGGACGTAAAAGAATTGGATCGAAGGCAGGTTTCTCTTCCTTAACTTCTTCTTCTTTAACATCACGTAAGTCAACAAATGCATCTAGTTGTTCAGCAAGAATT from Thalassotalea sp. Sam97 harbors:
- a CDS encoding phosphoribulokinase: MSERNPIIAVTGSSGAGTSTASEAFAHMFRSLDINAAVVEGDSFHRFTRPEMELEKRKAKDEGRSVSYFGDIANDFGALESLFKDFAEKGEGKMRRYLHTFDEAVPYNQMPGTFTPWQPIGANSDLLFYEGLHGGVVTEQHDVAQHVDLLIGLVPIVNLEWIQKIIRDTDKRGHSREAVNESIVRSMEDYFKFITPQFSRTHINFQRVPTVDTSNPFSAKAIPSADESFVVIRFREKKNIDFPYYLRMIDGSFMSRINTLVVPGGKMGLAMELILTPLIEKLMERKQLASQQIDWMQNYK
- the rplQ gene encoding 50S ribosomal protein L17 — its product is MRHRKAGRQLNRNSSHRQAMFRNMASSLVKHGTIKTTVAKAKELRRVVEPLITLAKTDSVANRRLAFARTRDQEVVGLLFNELGPRYQDRPGGYTRILKCGFRTGDKAPMAYIQLVDLPAAEAVEVEETSAEA